The following proteins come from a genomic window of Crassostrea angulata isolate pt1a10 chromosome 1, ASM2561291v2, whole genome shotgun sequence:
- the LOC128169167 gene encoding sulfotransferase 1B1-like → MATLRVGDLVLPSFPPYVKDARKHISDIENFPTRKDDILLFNYPKSGNHWLNEIIPRLLHNKLDSDHMLDKSLLDYVEDLESMDSIPSPRVMTSHLPPRHLPKDHIKNGGKIIHIIRNPKDVALAAFHHYKQDPFAAEVLGVSKDLSAFLDLFLKGETLYGSWFDREREWEEAAKKNPDNLLVIYYEDLKQNGMESMKKLATFLGTSIDTDFLQSVYDTCTIEEVKKRKTTPFDNIFHRKGVVGDWRSNFTESDNEKFDQVYKEKMKDSNLKIRFV, encoded by the exons ATGGCGACTTTAAGGGTAGGTGATTTGGTTCTACCAAGCTTTCCACCCTATGTGAAAGACGCCCGCAAACACATTAGTGACATCGAGAACTTTCCTACAAGAAAAGatgacattttattatttaattaccCAAAATCAG GGAACCATTGGTTAAACGAGATCATACCCCGACTTCTACACAACAAACTGGATTCAGACCACATGCTGGATAAGAGCTTACTGGACTATGTGGAAGATCTAGAAAGCATGGACTCGATTCCCTCCCCAAGAgttatgacgtcacaccttCCTCCTCGACATCTTCCAAAGGATCACATAAAAAATGGTGGGAAAATTATCCATATTATTAGGAACCCCAAGGACGTGGCACTTGCGGCTTTCCACCACTATAAACAGGATCCTTTCGCGGCTGAGGTCCTTGGCGTCTCCAAAGATCTATCTGCATTCCTGGACTTGTTTCTGAAAggag AGACTCTCTATGGCAGCTGGTTTGATCGAGAAAGAGAGTGGGAAGAAGCAGCAAAGAAAAATCCAGATAACTTGCTTGTTATATACTATGAGGACCTGAAACAG AATGGAATGGAGAGCATGAAGAAATTAGCCACTTTCTTGGGTACAAGTATAGACACCGACTTTCTACAATCTGTTTACGATACATGCACTATCGAAGAggttaaaaagagaaaaactaCTCCCTTTGACAATATTTTCCACAGAAAAG GTGTTGTGGGTGACTGGAGATCAAACTTCACAGAAAGTGACAACGAGAAATTTGATCAGGTTTACAAGGAGAAAATGAAAGATTCAAACCTTAAAATACGATTTGTTTAA